The Pirellulales bacterium genome segment CGGCACCGGCAAGTTTGTGATCCAGGCTCGGGAAGGGATCGCGGGTACCAATCCCGTTACTGGCGGAACTTTCCCCCTGACCGACACGGATTTCTACTTTGCCTATGTGGACTTTAGTAATCCCATGACCCCTGTGGCTCAAAGTTTCACATGGAACGTGGCAACGGGCAACTACAAGGATTTTGGCAATTGGTCCCCCAATGGCCGTCCAGTATTGACCGAAAACGCCACCATCGGCAACAACGGCACGGCGGAAATCAGCTTTGACAATGTCGGCACCGACGCCGCCATGGCGCGTGATCTTTCCATTGGCACAACCAGTGGCAGCGGCACCGTGCTGATGACCGCTGGCGAACTGTACCTGGGGAATCGTCTGTATGTGGGGGACAGCGGCACGGGAACACTGACCCAGGACGGCGGTTTGGTGCGGATCGAACTGCAAGGGAGCGAAGACCTGCACATTGGCAACCAACTGGGCAGTGTCGGCGTGTACAACTTGAATGGCGGGGAATTGGCCGTGGGTGACGACCTGTTGATCGGCGCTAACGGAACCGGAACGCTGAACATCAACGGCGGCGTGATCCTGCGTGCCGGTTATACCGTCATCGGTGATGAAGATGCTGGCACCACCGGCGGCGCGGCCGCCACGGGTACGCTCAACATGACCGCGGGGGGCTTGACTTTGGCGTTTGGCGATATGGAAATCGGCGACGAAGGGACCGGCACCGCCAATATCAGCGGCGGCGTGCTCAATGTGCCGGAGCGGATTTCCATCGGTAATAGGGCCTTGGGGACGGGTGCCTTGAATGTCAGCGGCGGGGCGATTATCAACACCCGCGACTTGGGGATTGGCTTTCGCGGCCAAGGAACTCTCAAGGTCACTGGAGATACCGCCTTTGTCACTGCAACCCAGGATGTCGTTGTGGAAGGAAATGTCGGCAGCACAGGTCGCCTGATCGCCGAATTTACCAGTGCCAGCCACACCACCATCAACGCCAATCGCGATGTACTACTCAATGGCGGGACGATTGAAGTTTCCGCGGCCAGCACTCCTCCCGCGACCGGCGCTCATACCTGGAATATCCTGGTGGCCGACGCCGATAGCGACTCTAATGGCGCGTTAGTTGGCACGTTTGCCGCCAAGTCCTTGCCTGGACCTGATTCGCTGGGTCGGCGGTATTCCGTCCTGTATGAAAACCGCAATCAGGGTGGTGTGGGCGTGGTGGACGCGGTCAAGGTTGGTCTGGCCCTGCCGGGCGACCTGGATTTTGACAGCGATGTCGATTTCAATGACGCCTTTGAATTGACCAATAACTACGGTCTGGCCACCGGAGCCACTTGGCGTCAAGGGGACTTCTTTGATGATGGCGCGGTCGATTTTAATGATGCCTTTGAACAGACGAACAACTTTGGCGCGACCTACGCCACCACCGAAGGTGACTTTGGCGATAACCGGTTGACCGTCGTGTACAACCCCATCACCGGTCTGTTGACCGTGGATGGTGCTCCGGGCGAAATTTACAAATCGCTGATCATCGAAAGCGCGTCGGGTTTGCTGAAGATCAACCAAGCCGGTTGGTTGGGCGCGACGGGTGTGGGTTTTACCCAGAACTCGCCTAGCCAACAAGGTTTTGCCTCGAACACCGCCCTGGGTCATACCTTTTTGATCCAGGATGGTTACGCCATTGGCACGCTGATCGATCCGGGAGTTTCCCAGTCGTTCCTGCTACAGGATCTGACGATCCGGTATGGCATTCAGGGCCAAGTGGGGACCCGTACGGGGGACTTTATCCCGGAACCTAGCACCTTTGTGCTGGCGGGCCTGGGCCTGGCGGGGTTGGCTGTGGCTGGCCTGCGCCGCCGCAAGCTGGCCGCGTAGTGGCAAGCAATAAACAAATGCGGCTTGTCTGTCATAGACCAGTCCGTTAAACGCAAACAACCAGCCGCAAAGCTGGTTGTTTTTTTATTGGCTGTTAATACTAATTGCAAGTAATCATAGCGCGGCTTTTACCCAATTTACCAAAGGATTCCGCAACTCCGTTGGAGTAGGATTTCACTGGTTTTGTTCTTTTCCCAGGGTTGTTCGCTGCGCTCCAACCCGTGGGCTATGATCCAGAACCGCGTTGCGGTACTCCCTCTCCCTCTGGGAGAGGGCCGGGGTGAGGGAATCTACCGCGAAGCGGTTGCGTCACGCGGAAATAACTCACGAATGCTGGGTGTCTTCATAAATTGCTAGCCGCGCTACGTTTAGCTAGAAAGAGTATTAATCTTCAAAGTTATTTTGCTTCGACCGCTTCTTCCACACCCTCAAGGTGCAGGGCGGAGCAATACACAGCGCGATCCGGGAGGGGATCTGCTTTAGTGGTATGTGCCAGGGGAATGCCGATGTAGATTCCACCTTTGACCAGCCATGCGAACTCTGGGTGCCGCACTTCTTATCGATCCCCGCTAGACAATACCACGGTAAACGGCGTGAATGGACGTCGTTTAAGCATATCCCTGAGATTATCGATCATATTTAACCGCTAAGAAACATAGCCGTAGAATAAGAAACTATGCGCATGCTAATCTATACAAATGTTCAAGCTACCCGGCATGGATTCGAACCATGAATGAGAGAGCCAAAATCTCTAGTGTTACCGTTACACCACCGGGTAGTGATTCTTATAAGTAATTTAGCACGTATGACAGTTGCGGAACAGTGGAATTTGGCCCAAAAATCGCACGCTTACTCGGTAATTTCCACTTGCCAAACAACAGCACGGCGGCGATTTCAACCGCATCCGCTTTTTGGACACTATGATGCAGGACTTGGTTCGCCAGCCTCGGTCAAAAGCCAGTTTTATGAATTAAATTAGCCAGCAATTAGATTTCGGCGTCGCTTTCCAGCTTTTCCTTGGCCTTGCGGCCCGCCACGGCAAAGCACAATTGCTCGAGCTCGATCGCCAGATCCACGCCAATCAATTGTACTTTTTCCGGTAAATTTAGCGTCACTGGGGCAAAATTCAGGATTCCCTCGATACCGGCCGTCACCAGGATATCCGCGACCATCTGGGCGGCAGGGGCGGGGACCATGATCATCCCCAGTTTAATCTTTTGCTCCTCGACCAGTTTGGCCAGATCGTCCAGATGATAAATGGGGATCCCTTCGATCTGGCCCCCCACCTTGGCCGGATCGACATCAAACGCCGCCACAATATGAAAATTTTGGCTGCTAAAGCCTTTGTAGCCTAATAGCGCGCGGCCTAGGTTTCCCGTGCCGATCATCGCCACCGGCCATTGCCGGTCCGTTCCCATGATCCGACGGATATTGTCCACCAACTCTTGGCAGCGGTACCCGACCCCTGGATAGCCAAAATGCCCAAAATAGGCCAAATCCTTGCGCACCTGGGCGTCGGTAAAGCCCAGCAGCGTCCCCAACTGGCTAGAACTGGTGGTATCGTACCCATCCCGCAGGAGATGCTGCAATTCTCGCAGATACAGGCTTAGCCGGTTGGCGACAGCCTTTGGCACGGGCGTGTCAGGGGGTGTTTTGCCGGAATTTTCAGACATACCGTCATCCATGGGGAAGAATAAGGTTGTGAAAATTCCCGGAATTTGTAGGTGAGACGGGAAAAAGCGGTACGGAGGGGCAAAATTGCCAAAGGCGGAATTGTTTTAATGCTATCGTACTCTAAAAAAATGTGAATCTTTTCACAAGGGGAAGCCACAATTGCTGGTAAAGGTATCGCATTTAACACGAACCACCGTGGCTGAGGGCATTCGCGGGGACATGACGGGGAGAGCTACATTGGTGTAAGGCTTAACACATTAAATCCCAAAAAAACTTATCTAAAGGGCGTCAAGTATGCCCTTTTCAAAATCATTAAACAATATTCTATCAAAATCATGGCATTTTGGCCGCGCGATACAAGCATTACGACCTGCATAACCCGTTTATCTCTTCAGAATTCCCCCGACGTTAAGGTGGTTACGTGGCTAGCCTCAACGGGTGGTTAAAGTAGTCGTAAATTGCGCAGGAATAACAGCTTACATAAATTAATGACGATTAGTAAAAATAGGATTTTTGCAAAGACTGTGGTCATTGGCAAGACTGCGTAAATTGCGAAGGACAGCTAATGTGCGTTGTCTTTGCTGGCCGATGACAGCTAAGGCGAGTCGGGCTCGTCAGACCAGACCTATTTTCCCCTTACGGAAGCCGTCCCAGAAGGAGGCAGGACAATGAAAAGACTGTTTATGGCGCCGCTGCTGATGGCCGTTATGGCCCTCTCTTCGGCCCAACTTGCCCGCGCGGGTTATTGCGGCGCGGCAAGCTTTCGCTTTTGTTCCGCTCAAAGCACGGAGAGCGGGACCAGTGGCCCATGCCACACCGTGATGAAGACTGTGCGCGAAACGGTATATGAACCGCAACAGTTCACCACGTACAAGACCGTGCACGAGACCGTCTACGAGGACAAGACCTACAACGTGGTCAAATATGTCCCGGAAACGGTTTATAAGGACGTGGAATACACCGTCCGCAAGCCGGTGTGGGAGACCAAGACCCGCACGCACACCTATACTGTTTCCACGCCCGTGTGGGAAAACCACACCAAGGAAATCCAGTACACGGTGATGAAGCCGGTTTGGGAAACCAAGACCCGCGAAGTCAACTACACGGTGATGAAGCCCGTGTACGAGACCCGCGAGGCGCGGTACACGGTGATGAAGCCGACTTATGAGACCGTGACCAAGGAAATCCCCTACACGGTGATGAAACCGGTCTACGAAAACCACACGCGGACCATCAACTACACGGTGATGAAACCCGTGTACGAGACCCGCACCCGCGAGATCAACTACACGGTGATGAACCCCGTGTACGACACCCGCGAGATCCCCTACACGGTGATGAAGCCCGTGTACGAAACCGTGACCAAGGAAGTGCCCTACACGGTCATGAAGCCGGTGTACACCCAGCACACCAAGGAAATCCCCTACACGGTGATGAAGCCCGTGTACGAGACCCGCACCCGCGAGATTAACTACACGGTAATGAAACCCGTGTACGAAACCCGCGAGATCCCTTACACGGTGATGAAGCCCGTGTATGAAACCGTGACCAAGGAAGTCCCTTATACGGTTTGCAAGCCCGTGTACGAAACCCACACCCGCCAGATCAATTACACGGTGTGCAAGCCAGTGTATGAAACGGTGAACAAGGAAATTCAATACACGGTTTACAACCGCGTGACCGAGCAACGCGAACGGGAAGTCACCTACACCGTCCGCAAGCCCGTCCATTACACCAAGGAAATCCAAGTGGCCGGCGGCCACTGGGAAAACCAAAGCTACGAAGTTCCCGGCCGAGTCATTAACAAGACCGTCCAGGAACCCGGACGCTGGGTGTGGGATCCGTGCACTTGCAAATGCGTTTATTGCCCCGGTAAGTGCTGCACCGTCCAAGTGCAATGCCCGCCGGTCAAATGCTGCAAGAAAGTCTGGGTGCCGACCTGTGAAACCAAAACCATCAATTGCTGCCGTTACGAATGCGAAACGTGCGTCAAGAAGGTGCCTTACTGCGTGACCAAGTGCGTTCCGGAATGCCGGACCAAGACTTGCAGCTATACCGTGTGCAAAATGGTTCCCGAATGCCGCACCAAGACCTGCACCTACACCACCTGCAAAATGGTGGCCGAACAGCATGTCAAAACTTGCAGCTACAAGGTTTGCAAGATGGTCGCGGAACAAAAGGTCCGGACTTGCACCACCTGCAAGATGGTCCCCGAATGCCACACCAAGACCTGCAACTATACCGTGTGCAAAATGGTTCCCGAATGCCGCACCAAGACTTGCAACTACACCACTTGCAAGATGGTGCCCGAGTGCCACACCCGGACCTGCAGCTATAAAGTGTGCAAGATGGTTCCCCAGGAATGCGTGAAGACCTATACCTGCTGCAAAATGGTGCCCGAATGCCGCACCAAGACCTGCAGCTACCAGGTCTGCACCATGGTTCCCGAATGCCGCACCAAAACCTGCAACTACAAAACTTGCCGGATGGTGTGCGAAACCAAGACCTGTGAAGTGCAGTACAAGGTTTGCCACATGACCTGTGAAAAGTGCGTTAAGCAAGTCGCCTGCACCGTGTGCAAGCCGGTTTGCGAAACCCGCACCTGCAAGGTCGCCAAGTGCGTCTGCAAGCAAGTCCCCTGCACCGTCACGCGTTGTGTTCCCAAAGTGATCTGCAAGCAAGTTCCGGTCTGCGTTTGCTGCCCGGCTCCCGCTTGCAACTGCACCGCTGATCCCAG includes the following:
- a CDS encoding PEP-CTERM sorting domain-containing protein, coding for MSRRSLRLALAASVSLVALGASTVHAQFMPPAVNVPAGESAPGAWPFRLSGVNLEIAPVPGSVYNTTNQNNLSVVPTDFGPYKWTDTRHNQGDFALVIGPADTSVNSNPPLPPDPAANNFAPSTGPTTHGWRVNHAAGFPIATVRVNGRDNLDTIPSTPGTPVGTVYGTASFNAQFAQGTSYNMLTGNYGNGGNGASDLVIGIAGAPAQEGSMNVAAAFFPYSQGWIGGFVDGSNIGPAGEVNYLSPSAGIRSASPKVLSDSFNAAPNVTWQLNPGTSAYDDGRAVVNLGTGRSNSDGMLFVTQLDDDSNLEIAAATPNTTGGWNVAIRNDGNFDTTGATLAPIAGNDSDFGYLYIPYDANNLVGGRIDGSTGNAFAGEAAGSFTLTRTAAGVYELEVTGETGSDGMLILSNADGNGNPGGLADRSFLSYEYNSGTGKFVIQAREGIAGTNPVTGGTFPLTDTDFYFAYVDFSNPMTPVAQSFTWNVATGNYKDFGNWSPNGRPVLTENATIGNNGTAEISFDNVGTDAAMARDLSIGTTSGSGTVLMTAGELYLGNRLYVGDSGTGTLTQDGGLVRIELQGSEDLHIGNQLGSVGVYNLNGGELAVGDDLLIGANGTGTLNINGGVILRAGYTVIGDEDAGTTGGAAATGTLNMTAGGLTLAFGDMEIGDEGTGTANISGGVLNVPERISIGNRALGTGALNVSGGAIINTRDLGIGFRGQGTLKVTGDTAFVTATQDVVVEGNVGSTGRLIAEFTSASHTTINANRDVLLNGGTIEVSAASTPPATGAHTWNILVADADSDSNGALVGTFAAKSLPGPDSLGRRYSVLYENRNQGGVGVVDAVKVGLALPGDLDFDSDVDFNDAFELTNNYGLATGATWRQGDFFDDGAVDFNDAFEQTNNFGATYATTEGDFGDNRLTVVYNPITGLLTVDGAPGEIYKSLIIESASGLLKINQAGWLGATGVGFTQNSPSQQGFASNTALGHTFLIQDGYAIGTLIDPGVSQSFLLQDLTIRYGIQGQVGTRTGDFIPEPSTFVLAGLGLAGLAVAGLRRRKLAA
- a CDS encoding redox-sensing transcriptional repressor Rex, with the translated sequence MSENSGKTPPDTPVPKAVANRLSLYLRELQHLLRDGYDTTSSSQLGTLLGFTDAQVRKDLAYFGHFGYPGVGYRCQELVDNIRRIMGTDRQWPVAMIGTGNLGRALLGYKGFSSQNFHIVAAFDVDPAKVGGQIEGIPIYHLDDLAKLVEEQKIKLGMIMVPAPAAQMVADILVTAGIEGILNFAPVTLNLPEKVQLIGVDLAIELEQLCFAVAGRKAKEKLESDAEI